The window AGCAGTAAAGGCCCATATGAGTCCAGCTTTTGCCGAGCTAAACGGCCCAGGAGAACCCTGGCTCATAATCATCTTAATGCCGTACCATGCGATTCCTCCAATGACAAGAATGATGCTGACGCGGAGAAAAAAGCACATGAGCCCCGTGGCGATGATAATCACTCGCTCGTAGCCAAGATCCATTCCCGGAGTTTCTTGTATCCCCTCGGTAAGCGCTCCCGCCGCCATGTAGATAGGGTTGCTCATTCTAAGATAACGCACGTACCATCACGGCACACCGCCCCTCCTGTGCACGGTGGATTACAGGCTGGGATTGGCGTTGGAGACGTGCCACTACCCCCAATATTCAACACACTCTCCACTAAATCTACGAACCCCCTGCCAATAAAGATGATAGCGAGACCGATCACTACTGACCAAATAATGTTATTCGCCTCTCCGATGGCTTTTGGATTTGATCCCGCGGTAAGGTATTTAATCCCCGCCCAGATGATCATAATAACCGCGATAGGAATAGCGATGGCGGTGATAAAGCGCAGTGCGGCGTTGATGAGATCAATAACGTTACCTGATGCAAGCGGATTTCTAAGACACAGAGAGCCCTCTGGACATGGGTCCGCGGCAAACGCAGAGCTAGAGCTAAACAGGAGAACGCCAACAAGAAGAGTCATAAGCAGTACTCGCATCATATTAGTTATTATATCACGCCTCATTTAAGCTAATTTAATTGCCAGTGAATATGATTCGTTTGCGAAACCGCGCAGTCTGCGACAACCGCACCGCCCGCCGCTTCACAAATAACGTATCCCCCACGCAATGCGAGAAAATCACGGGCCGCTCGCCATTTTGCTGAGTCGCCGCTCGGGATAGTAATGTCAACCGCAGTGCCGCGATAATGCTGACTATTGGCGCTATGGCTTCCAGTCGTAAGCGACGATACGACAAATTGGTGCCCATTCTGAGAAAGGGCTATAAGACCGTCAAGGATGCGTTGGTCAACGGTAACCGTACCCGACGCGCCACCTGGAGTGCATCCAGCAGCGCATCGGTTACTACACACCGACGGAAGTTGTCCCGCTGCCAGCGAATCTATATTCCCCCGCGCATGATTTGGAGCACCACAATCGGCACTTGTAGAGAATGTAACGCCACCCTGCGTAAGAAGACGTTGAGCTGCGGCCTGCACCGACGAAGATGGCGGCACCGAAACGGTATTCGTCGGAGCTGGAGGAAGATTTATATTCTCATCGGGCGTACAGGTAATCGGTTCATACCATTTTACATTCGCGCCGAAATAGTTACTCGCCACAAATTTTAAGAATGTATTCACCACCATCCATGCAAGCATAATCACCACAAGCCCAATAATTGCATTTGAAAAAAGCGTATTGCTCTGTGAGACGCTCTTTGTGTTTGTTGCTCCCGCAACCCGGATAAAACCGGCAATGATAAAAAGAATAGTGGCTACCAGGGGCGCCGCAACAAACATCACGAATCGAAGAGCAGAATCTGCTGCCTCAACGAGATGGCACGTCTGACACATCGCATTCACCCCTGTGTCAGTCGACTTCCCACAAGGGACCACAGCAGCCTCTACGGGAAGAGCAAAGACTCCACTGAACATGACTGCGAGTACCGCCCCCGACATGATGCGAGTGAGTGTGCTCATGGTTTACGGCGAAGTTCCTGCATGAGGACTGATACACGAGCCTCTGCGTTGCGCAGCGCCTCACGCACTGAAGATCTACCGAAATTGACACTATCAATCATCTCCGCAAAGATCGTTTCGATTGCCGAAAAATCCGCCTGGAACCAACTTTGCGCAGTGAGCGCTTGATCTGCAAATACGCCAAGATCGGGATCGGTTTTTTGGCGTGTAATGATGCTCCGCAACGCCGCGGGACGGCGCGCCTCTGATAGATACAACGTTGCCCCCTCCTCTGACGCCAAGAAGTCGACGAACTCCCACGCCTGATCCACATACGGCGACGCCGCAGACACAACAGGAGTCCAGTAGTTTGCGTATGTGCGCACATCGTTGCGCGCCAACTGCTGTGCGTGTTGTGGCATCGGCGCAACTGCGATATTCAAACGCGGCGCACGAGCACGAATCGCGTCAATTTGGTGAGCATAGTTAAACATCATCGCCGCATTTCCTTCCACAAAAGCATCGATCGAGTAGTGTTGCGAATCGTTCCACGTGTACGAAACTTTCCCCGGATTAGTAAAGTCAGTGTAGTATTGCAGTGCAACCTCCCCTACGGCCTGATTATTCACCGAGCGACCAAACGTTGCTTCTGTGCGGTCAGCGTCCGTCATTTGAACGCCGCTCTGCAGCATCAGTGCCGCAAGAATATCGGTTGAACGATTAATATTGCGCGCAGAGCCGATCGCCGCCCCCGCGCGAACGATATTCTGCCGATCGTCTCGTGTTGTCAGCTTCTCAACCGCCTGATTAAATTCCTCCCACGTACGCGGAGGGTTTTCTATGCCCGCAGCGTTGAAAAGGTCGCGGTTCCAGTAGAGCGCAAGAGAATCAACGTACAGTGGCAGTGAATAGATTTTGCCATCAGCGATAAGGTCCCTCTGGGCGACGTCGACAAAAGATTCTTGAAATTCACGCTGTGTCATAAGCGGCCCGTCGGCGCCAGACACACGTTCTGGCATGGGGGCCAGTTTCGCCTTATGCTTCGGGAGCCAAGTGTGGTGAATCATCCACACGTCCGGACCGCGACCAGACGCGAGCGCTTCAATTACGTCACGCTCATATGTTGCATAAGAAAACAGTTTGTAGGTAACGCGTATGTTTGGGTGAAGCGACTGGAACTTGTCGAGCGCGGGGCGCATGATGCGCGGATCGTCGAATACTCCCCAGAACGTAATTTCAGCTCGCGCTTCTTGCTCATTACCCCCTCCTCCAAAACCACGGAGTACAAGAATGGCGGTGAGAAAAACGAGTAGCCCAACAGAAATGCCAAGAACATATACGAGACGATTTGGGCTAGTAAGCGTTTGAAAAATACTCATGACGTCTTTTTAAAAATGAGAATGTAGTGAAATGCCCCTGCGTCCGCATTCCGCTCAAAAACAAAACCCTCTTTTTGCACGATAGTGCGCATATCGTCCACGCTCGTGCGCATATCGTCCACGGGCCCCATGCCACCGGCCCCCTTTGCCCATTCTATAACCACTAGGCGCCCGTCTAACTTGAGTACCCGATGCGCTTCTTGAAGAATGTTTTCTTTTTTTTGAGATTGGAAGAGGACGTTTGCGATTGTCACCATATCGAGGGCACCGTCTGGAATGCCGGTGCTCTTAGGAACCTCAAGATCCGCTCGAACAGTCCGAATATTTTCAAGCCCAGCCGCTTGCGCACGAGTTCGCACGCTTTCGAGCGGTGGATTTTGCACATCGATCGCAACAACCTCGCCGCGTGATCCCACGCGTTGGCCAAGCTGAATCGTATAAAAACCTGTGCCGCATCCAAAGTCGGCAACGCGCATCCCCTCACGAACGCCGACGTCCTTCAGAGATGCTGATGTATCTAAAAACGGCCGCTGTGCATGTTCTGACATCACCTACAGTGTATCATGCTTTTGCAACCGCGGTATCAACACTATGCGAGAACAACCGAAACAACACGATCGCCCGCTTCAAGTTTCATCACACGAACTCCCTGCGTTGCGCGGCCTAAGAGCGAAACAGCGTCGATGGTTGTGCGGATGACCTGCCCCTTGCTCGAAACGGCGATGAGCTCCTTGAATTCTTCAGACGCAATGTGCGCCGATACTAGGCTTCCCGTTTTTTCAGTGATCTTTGCCGTCATAATGCCCTTGCCGCCACGCTTTTGCACTTTATATGCCTTGAGTTCCGTACGCTTTCCATAACCCCGCTCCATTACCGCCAAGAGTTGCAGGCCCTTTTCTGATCCTGCAGGAACACAATCTGCGCCCACCAGCCGCTCGCCCGCTTCGATACGAACACCGATCACGCCGCCGGCGGTACGGCCCATTGGACGAACTTCTTTTTCTTCAAACCGAATAGCATTCCCTCCAGAGGTTGTCATGATAATCTGGTCTTTTCCTGATGTGACGAGCACCCAGCGCAATGCATCGCCCGGCTTGAGGTTCATGGCGATCATGCCGTTCTTTCGCACATTTGCGAAAGCGTCGAGAGGAACTTTTTTCACCACGCCCTGTTCGGTCGTCATGAAGAGGAACCCACCCTGTCCTTTTTTGCTCTTTGGGACAGGAACCACCGCGGTGATCACATCGCTTGAAGAGACCTGTAGGAAGTTTGCGATTGCTCGTCCCTTCGATTGGCGCGAAGACTCAGGGACTTCGTATCCCTTCGTTTGGAATACCTTACCTGACTGCGTGAAGAACAAGATGTTGTCATGTGTATTCGCAAGGAAGAACTGGGTAACGACATCTTCTTCTTTTGTAGCAATGCCAACAAGTCCCTTACCGCCGCGCTTCTGGGCACGCAAATCTTCTGGGGCAAGACGCTTGATGTACCCGCCATGCGTCATCATGAAGAGGGCGCTCTCTTCGGGGACAAGCTCTTCGTCTCCAATCTCTCGGAGAGCCGACTTCACAACATTCGTGCGGCGATCGTCGCCGTACACATCTGCGATGTGCTGAAATTCTTCTTTAATAACTGCGAGAATCTTTTTCGGATGCTTGAGTAGGTCTTCAAGATATGCGATGAGCTTACGCTTCTCCGCGAGCTCGTCATCGATCTTTTTCCGCTCAAGGCCGGCGAGCGTCTGTAGGCGCATGTCCAAAATTGCGTCGGCCTGCCGCTCCGAAAAAGCAAACTTCTTCATCAAATTTACACGCGCATCTTCGCGTGCCTGAGACTTTTTAATAGTCTCGATGATCTTATCAATGTGGTCGAGCGCCTTACTCAATCCTTCAAGGATGTGCGCCCTGTCCTTTGCTTTTGCAAGATCGTATTCTGTGCGGCGCGTTACCACCACCTTGCGATGAGAAATAAACTGCTCCAACAGGGGCTTTAGCCCGAGCACATTGGGCTGAATGCCGTCCACAAGCGCCAACATGTTAAAGTGAAACGTTTTTTGGAGTTCCGTAAACTTGTAGAGCTGGTTGAGGATCTTCTTTGGAAATGCGTCCTGCTTTAATTCAATGACAACACGAATATCGCGACCTGATTCATCGCGCACATCCTTAATACCCTCAACCTTCTTTTCTTTCACGAGATCTGCGATCGCGACAACGAGATCGGACTTGTTCACCTGATACGGAATCTCGCTAATGATAATGTCAAAGCCACGCTTTGATTCCACAATCTCCGCTCGCCCACGCATCACTACTGGACCGCGGCCAGTTGCATATGCATTAATAATGTCCTTCTCGTTATAAATGGTGCCGCCCGTTGGAAAGTCTGGGCCCTTCACAAATTCCATGAGGTCTGTGACGTCGGCATCAGGGTTGTCGATAAGATGCACGAGCGCCTGACACACCTCACGTAGATTGTGTGGAGGAATGTTAGTCGCCATACCGACGGCAATGCCCATCGAGCCGTTCACGAGCAGATTAGGAATGCGCGCCGGAAGAACCGCTGGCTCCTTACGGGATCCATCGTAGTTGTCTCGAAATTCAACAGTGTCTTTTTCGATATCCGTAAGGAGTTCGTCACTGATGCGTGCGAGACGTGCCTCAGTGTAGCGCATAGCTGCGGCGTTATCGCCGTCAATTGAACCAAAGTTTCCCTGTCCTTGTACGAGCGGGTAGCGGAGTGAGAAGTCTTGCGCCATGCGCACCAAGGCATCATAGATCGCAGAGTCACCGTGCGGATGGTAGCGGCCCATCACCTCACCAACGGTGTTCGCAGACTTGCGGAGCTTTGCCCCCGCAACATTCCCCGACTCCCACATGCCCCACAGAATGCGGCGATGCACTGGCTTAAGACCGTCGCGCGCGTCAGGAAGTGCGCGCGAAATAATAACGCTCATCGCGTATTCCAAATATGAACGTTGTACTTCTTCGGTGATATCCCGGGGAAGTACGTTGCTCGTGCGCTCTATGTGGTCGTCAGAGGATGCCATAGCTGAAGTATTCAATCATAGGCTCATTGAGAGCGCAACGACCTGTCAGGCGTTGTAGGGAAAGTATACACGGGAGCGTTGGTTTCCACTTCTTCTTCTCGCTCGCCTGCAGTGGAAAAGCCAAAAAGTGAAGCGAGGTTGGCGCGCAACGATGCGAGCATATTCGCCAAGCCACCAGTAGCACCGTCGCCCACGAGCGCTGGAGATTCTTGTGCCACCGCGGGCGCGTCAGTGGCTACAGGCGGATGAAGAAGCGCGTACATGTCGCTCCGAAACCCCCGAAACCACAGTGCGCCAACAAGTGCGACAGTCAGCACGACCGCGAGAAAAAAGATCAGCTCGCGAACATGTTGTGGTTGGCCTTGAATGTCTTGAATGAATGACATACCAAAAGCTGCTACAGAGTAAACACGAATAGCTTCGTTTCATCTACCGGCAAATCTTTGGCGGTCACGCGCAACGTTTCTCCTTTATCTGGAGAAAGGCCCACCTCTTTAAGAAAGCGCTCTGGCCCATCTAGGTTTGGAATAGAGAGGCCATCAACCGCATAATGCATCGGGATGATAATTTTAGGCTCAATTGCGCTGACAATGGCGGCCGCCTCTTTCCCATCAATAGTATATGTACCTCCAACCGGAACAAAAAGTACATCTACGTCACCAATCGCCTCAATCTGTTCAGTGGAGAGCTCTGTCTGACCAAAATCTCCCAAATGACAGAGCGTTACGTCTTCAACGCGCACGCGATATATGGTGCTCATACCCCGCTCTGCGCCTTCTTTCTTGTCATGAAACGCGCGTATGCCCTGAATAGCAACGCCCTTGCGCTCATACTCGCCAGGATTGCGAATGATAAACGTCTCTCCATCCGCCCCGTCGGTTGCATTGTGGTCATAGTGCTCATGAGACACGAGAATAATGTCATCACGAATGCGCGGCGGCCGAAGACCAATCTCCTTAGAGAATGGATCAAAGAGGATGTTCACCCCTTTCGCTTCCACGCGAAAACAACTATGCCCAAACCACGTAATTGTCATACCCGTAGCCTATCATAGCCCCCCGCTCCCTTCAATATGGGACGGGGCTCAAAAGGGTTGCTTTTTTCAGTCTTTTTCGATACACTCGTGCGTACCTTATGTTTATGACGACACCTAATGTAAAAACGATGAAAGACCTCCTGACGCGGGACGAATTTCGCCTCCCAAAGCCAGGATCCATCCTTTCCGGCACAATTGTAAGCGTTTCTAAAGGAAGCGTTCTTGTTGATCTTGGGCCGGTGGGCATGGGCATCGTCTACCCTGGCGAATTTCTTGATAGCCCAGATCGCATGCGCGCATTGGCGCCCGGCCACACCGTTTCGGCCGTGCTCCTTGAGCTTGAAAATGAGGACGGGTACCGCGAGCTCTCGCTACGCTCCGCCCAAATGACAACCGCTTGGCAACGTATCCGCCAAGCAAAAGAAGAGGGCACTATTATCTCAGCCCCCGTTACAAACATTAATAAGGGCGGGCTTATTGTTGAGGTTGAAGGCGTCCAAGGTTTCCTTCCTCTCTCACAGCTCTCTGCGGAGCACTACCCAAAGGTAGAAGGCGGCGACACTGCAAAGATCGTCCAAGCACTCCAGAAGTTTAAGGGCGCTGAAATGAAGGTAAAGGTGCTCGACTTCATCGAAGAAGAGAAAAAGCTCATCGTTTCAGAGCGAGCCATTCGCGATGAAGCGGTTCGCGAAGAAATCGCGAAGCTTTCTGTTGGCGCGGAAGTAACGGGCACTATTTCAGAAGTGACCGACTTCGGTGCATTTTTAAAGATCTCGGACACCCTCGACGGACTCATCCATGCGTCGGAGATGTCGTGGGGCTACGTTGAAGACCCGCGCACCCTCCTTGAAGTTGGCGCTGAGGTAAAGGCGAAGATCATTGGCTTGGACGGTGGTCGTGTATCTCTCTCCATGAAGGCGCTCACACCGGATCCATGGCTTAACGTTGCGGATCGCTACAGTGTTGGCGCACAGGTCACCGGAACCGTCGTGAAGCTTCGCTCACACGGCGCATTTGTTGCACTTGATAAAGACATTGTCGGCATGGTCCCAATGGCAGAACTCGAAAAGACTCCCCTCATCGCGGGAGAAAAGCGAACGTTCACGATATCAGCCATCGAACCGGCGGAGCACAAGCTGCTCCTTGCAACGCAGTAAGAAAAAGACGCGTTGCTCGCTCCGCCGCTTCCGTGATACACTCGCGAAGCGGCGGTTTCGTTTCATATGATGAAGCTTATTCGTTCAATTGCCCTCACATTCCTCGTCTTTTTGGCGCTCTCCGGACTCGCCTCTTTTTTCCTTGGGGGGCCAGAGCCTGAGCGCATTTCGCTCACTGAGTTGGCTCAGAAAATAAATGCAAAGGAGGTAAAAGAGGTGGTCATCGAATACGACCGGCTCGCTATTACCCTTGCCGATGATTCGCGCGCCGTCTCACAAAAAGAGCTCAACACTCCCCTTACCGAAACCCTTGTTGCGCTCGGTGCAAAACCAGAGCTTCTAAGCGGTATCTCGGTGCGAGTCCAGGATCCTAGCGGCGTAGGAACATGGCTTGGTGCAATTCTCCCCAGCCTGATCCCCATTCTCATTACCGTTGGCATTTTGTGGTATTTCTTCCGCCAAGCACAGCGTGGCTCTCTACAAACCAATAGCTTTACTAAAACAAAAGCGAAGCTCGCCGTAGGATCCCAAAACGGCAAAGCGATCACCTTCAAAGATGTTGCGGGGCTCATTGAAGCAAAAGAAGAGGTCAGCGAAGTGGTTGAGTTCCTCAAGGAGCCAGAGCGATTCCATAAATTAGGTGCGCGCATTCCTCGAGGAGTGCTCCTTGTGGGCACGCCGGGAACTGGTAAAACACTCCTCGCAAAAGCCGTTGCGAACGAGGCGGGCGTCCCCTTCTATTATGTCTCTGGCTCTGACTTCGTAGAGCTCTTTGTGGGCGTGGGCGCAAATCGCGTGCGCGACACCTTTGAAATCGCGAAAAAGACCGCCCCTTCTATTATCTTCATCGATGAAGTTGATGCTGTCGGTCGCCAGCGCGGCGCGGGACTTGGCGGCGGACACGATGAGCGCGAACAGACGCTCAACCAGATTCTTGTAGAGATGGATGGCTTTGAGGGCAAAGACGCGGTTGTGGTGATGGCAGCGACAAACCGCCCTGACATTCTTGACCCGGCCCTTCTCCGCCCAGGTCGCTTTGACCGTCGCGTCATCTTGGATGAACCCTCGCTCAATGATCGTGAAGCGATTCTCAAAATCCATTCGGAAGACAAGCCGCTCGCACAAGATGTCGATCTCCGCCTTGTCGCTGAGCGCACGCCTGGATTCTCGGGCGCAGACCTCGCTAATCTCATTAATGAAGCGGCTATTCTCGCCGCGCGATCACGACGCACCGAAATCCTTCAAATTGACGTCCTGCAGGCAATTGAAAAGGTTATGCTTGGCCCCGAACGCCGCTCCCACGCACTTTCGGTGCGCGAAAAAGAGATCACCGCATACCACGAAGCAGGCCACGCTCTTGTTGCATACTCACTCCCCCACACAGATCCCGTGCATAAAGTGTCTATTGTTTCGCGTGGACGGGCAGGCGGCTACACATTGAAACTCCCCTCTGAGGATAAGCACATGAAAACACGAGCAGAATTTGAATCAGAGCTCGCAGTGCTCATGGGTGGATATACGGCAGAGCAAATAATTTTTGGCGACATCACCACGGGGGCCTCAAACGACCTTCGTGTTGCATCAAACATCGCGCGCCACATGGTAACGCAGTACGGCATGTCCACGAAGATTGGCCCCGTCTCTTACCCAGAGCCAAGTGGTGAGATATTCTTAGGGAGAGATTTGGCGACGGGGCGCGAATATTCAGAAACGATCGCTGCACAGATTGATGACGAGGTGCGAACACTCCTCCTGCACGCGCAAAAAACAGCAAAGGAAACAATTACCAAGCACCGTGAGCAGTTGGAAAAAATTGCAAAGACGTTGATAGAAAAAGAAACGATAGAACAGCAGGAGTTCTACGCCCTCATGAAGGGCTAACGGCCCGTAGCTCAGTTGGTAGAGCAGGCGTCTTATACACGCCGGGTCCCTGGTTCGAGTCCAGGCGGGCCGACTATATACTCAATACAATGCCCACTGCTGGGCGTTGTATAGAAAAGAAGACGCCCCTCGTGCAAAGCACGTGGGGCGTTTTTGTCGTCGCCCGGTCCACTAGGGGCCGGTCGGCGCAGAGGTCGGGGGCGTGGTGGGCGCTCCGCCACGGGGACGGCGCTGACCGTTCTTGCGCCGCTCCTCCGCGCGACGCTTGAACTCGGCTTCCATGGTACGACGCACCGCTTCGTCCATGGACCCACTGTTGAGACGGGCCTCGAAGGCCTCTCTGAAGCGCTCGTCGAACCTCGCACTGAGGTCGCGCTCGAAGGCCTCGAAGCGATCAGCCTCCGTCGCCGAAGGCGGCACAGGAGAACTTCCCGCGGCCGGAGTGGCCGGCGGGGTGGCAGCGGCCACCGCCTCCTTCGGCCAGAACACCGCGGCCAGCAACAGAAGCGCAGCACACAACAAAAGGAATGGGGCCATCAGACACCTCTCTTTCGCTCAATAGTATACAATATAAAATGCATAGTTGTCAATCTCGCTTTTCAGCTCCAAAAAAGCGAAAGGCCTAGTGATACCGGTATCACTAGGCCTTGGTGGCTTATCTTTTACAAGCGAGCAAGCTTGGATGTTTGAGCGCATCACGCTACGGCGTTTTAGAGATTATCCCCTCTCAAGCGCGCACGCTGTGGGGTACGAATCGGACGAAGTCGCTACTACCGAAGAACGACGTCGGCAGTTCTAGGGCGGTTCACGCGTTTACATCACGGAGCCACTCCTTATTTACACGCTCGCGAGCGGCGACAAGTCGCGCCTCCACGCTCGCGATATCCTCACGAGACGACGCGGACGATGCGTCGGCGAGTAGTTGCTTGAGTTCACTCGATGTTCCTGCATCTTTTCGTGCCTCAGCCTTCACAAAAAGATCGTAGATCTCTTCGTAGATCGGCTGGCGGTCTGCGTGTGGTAAGAGTGATGGCCCCGCTGGAGAGCTCCGCCACAACGACTCGGCAGCAAGAGATCCGGACGTCCTCAGAGCAACCTCATCGGCAGCGCGCTCCTCCAGTTTTTCAGCTTGAAGAATGGGGCCGGTCGCCATCGTGAGGGCAACCGTTTCACCGCCAGCCCCTTCTTCAGGTACCTGCGGCTCAAGAGCTGCGATCGCAGCGAGTTCCTCGGGAGAGAGGTCGCGGATCGTCGAGGGCTCTAGTTGTTCGCTCTTGGTGGGAGCCACCTCCTCTTTCGGAAGTTCCGGCTCGCCCGACGGCGGAACCGAAAAGATGGGAAGCTCTTCGGTTGTCGGCTTACGCACCTCGTCAGCGCGCAGACCTTCGTGAGTGAGCTTGCGCTCCCCTCCATCGGGCCCACGCGGACCTTGTGGAGGATCATCACCGCCCCTGCGGCCCGACCCCCGCATGAAGACAAGGGCGACGGCCATGCCGAGCATGATGGACAGAATTCCGACCACGAACCACATCGGGCGCGCGAGCTTTTCATCGCGATCCTCAGCAAGAGCTCGATTCTGTTCGAGTGCCTGCCGAGTGAGCGCGTTTGCGGTCAGCTCACGCTGTACCGCAGCGCGAGCTTCGGCTTCCAGTTGCGCAACGCGACGCTGTAGGGGCTCGACCTTCGCAGCAACCGCCGCGTCGATCTTCTCCTGCAGAAGCCTGTCGGCTTCCGCCTTGGCCGCCTCGGCACGCGCCTTGCGCACCGCAGCAGCCTTTTGAATCTGCTCGGGAGTGAGTCGCTTGCGCGGCTCCTGGCCCTTGAAAACTCGGGTCGGAACCCGTTCTGCGTTCAGGACACATAGGTCGTTTTCGGCGACCTGATAGTCCTTCGAGACTCCGGCGCAGTATCGCACCGAAGCAAGGACGTCCTGCAACCCAGCGGGCCCCAGGGCATCCAACGGCGACTGGGCGCGCGCCACGGGGGCGGCGACCAGTGCCAACATCATCGCGACCATCGCGATGAGTCCGATCCTTCTCAACCTCATCATTGTCATTGTCAAAGACCTCCTCTATCCCCTTAGGGAGACAGTCATATCTTTTAACATAAAAACAGACTGGCGTCAATGCCCTTCTCGTGCTATACTCTCTACATCTTTTTTGGGCGCTTAGCTCAGTTGGTTAGAGCGACTCGTTTACACCGAGTAGGCCGGGGGTTCGAATCCCTCAGCGCCCACAACTTATGATGAAGCCGCCGTTTGGCGGGTTTATCACAAGAGGTTATATATGCTGAGGATTCGAACGCCGGAGCGATGTCCCGCAAGCTTGTGGGACCGCGAGGCGGTGCCTAGCCTGAGTCGAGCGACGGCGAGACGAAAGGCGAAGGAGAATCCCTCAGCGCACACCCCATGACACCTCCGACTGTTCTTTTAGAAACGCCCGATCTCCTCTTTATAGACAAGCCGTCTGGGCTTACCGTCCATAAAAAGACGGCGGAAGATCCCCAACACACTCTTGCGGATTGGGTTGTCGAACGCTATCCCGATATTCGAAATGTTGGCGAAGACCCACTTCGCCCAGGTATCGTCCACCGCCTCGATAAAGAAACGTCCGGCGTGATGGTTGTCGCAAAAACAAACGCGGCATTCTTTTCATTAAAAAAACAGTTTCAAGACCACATTATTGAGAAAGAATATTGGGCCCTGGTACATGGGACTCCTCGCCCACCTCAGGGCACCATAGATGCTCCCATTGGAGCCCTTGGAAACAAGCGCACTACACGCATCCATGGCAAGCGAACCCTTGTGGCCCACGAAGCCATCACTGATTATAGAACCCTCAAAACCTTTGATCGGTTTTCACTCATCGCCGCCCACCCTCGCACGGGGCGCACGCACCAAATTCGAGTGCACTGCAAGCACATGGGGACGCCAATCGCAGGAGACCTGCTCTATACCACATCTGCCCCAATCCCCCAGGGCCTCTCTCGCCTTTTTCTCCACGCCCACTCCCTTTCCGTTGCCGCCCCAGACAGTTCTCGTGTAAGCGTTCAGGCCCCCCTCCCAGGGGATTTACAAAACGTTCTTGATGCGTTACACTAGGCCTCGCTTATTATGACGAACGCAACCAACCAATTCATCGCAAAGTACGCCCCCGCAAAGCGCTTTGAAGACATCCGCGTCGGCTGGACCGTCCGCGTCTCTCAAAAGATTATTGAAAAGGGCAAGTCAAAGAATAGCATCTTTGAAGGCATTGTTATTGCTCGCAAACACGGCACCGGGCCTGGCGCAACCATCACCGTCCGCAAGGTTTCCAATGGCATCGGCGTCGAGAAGGTTCTCCCGCTCGCTCTCCCAACCATTGAGAAAATCGAAGTTGTAAAGAAATCCCGCGTCCGTC of the Candidatus Paceibacterota bacterium genome contains:
- the ftsH gene encoding ATP-dependent zinc metalloprotease FtsH; the protein is MMKLIRSIALTFLVFLALSGLASFFLGGPEPERISLTELAQKINAKEVKEVVIEYDRLAITLADDSRAVSQKELNTPLTETLVALGAKPELLSGISVRVQDPSGVGTWLGAILPSLIPILITVGILWYFFRQAQRGSLQTNSFTKTKAKLAVGSQNGKAITFKDVAGLIEAKEEVSEVVEFLKEPERFHKLGARIPRGVLLVGTPGTGKTLLAKAVANEAGVPFYYVSGSDFVELFVGVGANRVRDTFEIAKKTAPSIIFIDEVDAVGRQRGAGLGGGHDEREQTLNQILVEMDGFEGKDAVVVMAATNRPDILDPALLRPGRFDRRVILDEPSLNDREAILKIHSEDKPLAQDVDLRLVAERTPGFSGADLANLINEAAILAARSRRTEILQIDVLQAIEKVMLGPERRSHALSVREKEITAYHEAGHALVAYSLPHTDPVHKVSIVSRGRAGGYTLKLPSEDKHMKTRAEFESELAVLMGGYTAEQIIFGDITTGASNDLRVASNIARHMVTQYGMSTKIGPVSYPEPSGEIFLGRDLATGREYSETIAAQIDDEVRTLLLHAQKTAKETITKHREQLEKIAKTLIEKETIEQQEFYALMKG
- the rplS gene encoding 50S ribosomal protein L19, producing MTNATNQFIAKYAPAKRFEDIRVGWTVRVSQKIIEKGKSKNSIFEGIVIARKHGTGPGATITVRKVSNGIGVEKVLPLALPTIEKIEVVKKSRVRRAKLYYLRTKSAREIRKKTRALSAAIAPEPVVEAPEPEETPAAE
- a CDS encoding RluA family pseudouridine synthase — translated: MTPPTVLLETPDLLFIDKPSGLTVHKKTAEDPQHTLADWVVERYPDIRNVGEDPLRPGIVHRLDKETSGVMVVAKTNAAFFSLKKQFQDHIIEKEYWALVHGTPRPPQGTIDAPIGALGNKRTTRIHGKRTLVAHEAITDYRTLKTFDRFSLIAAHPRTGRTHQIRVHCKHMGTPIAGDLLYTTSAPIPQGLSRLFLHAHSLSVAAPDSSRVSVQAPLPGDLQNVLDALH